Proteins encoded in a region of the Desulfovibrio desulfuricans genome:
- a CDS encoding MdtB/MuxB family multidrug efflux RND transporter permease subunit, producing the protein MNLSRIFILRPIATSLLMVALFLSGLLGYRYLPVAALPQIDYPTIQVQTLYPGASPDVMASVITAPLERQFGLMPGLVQMSSLSSAGASVVTLQFDLTLPLDVAEQEVQAAINAANNLLPSDLPSPPIYNKVNPADPPVITLAVTSDAMPLTRLEDLVDTRMAQKISQLPGVGLVTLSGGQRPAVRVQVNPKALANAGLTLADVRTAISKANVNNAKGSFDGPERASTIDANDQLASADAYAEAIIGYKDGGPLRLRDVAEVVEGAENARLAAYVAGEGMSFRPAIVLSVQRQPGANVIDVADRVLRLLPVLKQTLPGNVDVRVVTDRTTTIRATVHDVQLELLLAVALVIWVIWLFLRNARATIIPALAVPLSLVGTLGVMHLAGYSLNNLTLMALVIATGFVVDDAIVVIENISRYLEQGQKPVQAALTGAGQIGFTIISLTISLVAVLIPLLFMGDVVGRLFREFAVTLAVTILISAVISLTLTPMLCAVMLRPEQHDGNHSQQGDGSFFTRLLAWYEEKLDWVLQHQSLTLAVAVGTLVLTVLLYIGVPKGFFPVQDTGVIQGMAEAPQDTSFEAMAGRQRQLADLILQDPAVESVVFFVGVDGVNQSMGTSRLSVELKPLEDRDARAPAIARRIMEKSTALPGMTLYLQPVQDLTIEDRISRTQYQFSIEALDRDQLDHWLPRIVNALSQRPELEMVTSDYQNPGRMAWLNINRDAAGRLGISMSTIDNALYDALGQRLISTIFTQTNQYKVVLETAPRFRLGPQSIENIYVTGGDGKPVPLTSLATLEERPVRLSIARQGQFPVATISFNVARGSSLGAAVKAVEETEKELELPTALRTQLQGAAKAFTTSTDNQVWLILAAIITMYIVLGVLYESYVHPVTILSTLPSAGVGALLALILADMDLGVVGIIGIILLIGIVKKNAIMMIDFALDAERNEGKEPLAAIRQACLLRLRPILMTTMAALLGALPLMVGWGMGAELRRPLGVTMVGGLIFSQALTLFTTPVIYLWFDRVSRRFKGHKAASGAGQEGTGARSKSPQEARP; encoded by the coding sequence ATGAACCTATCGCGCATATTCATTTTACGGCCCATCGCCACCTCGCTGCTCATGGTGGCCCTGTTTCTTTCAGGGCTGCTGGGTTACCGCTATTTGCCCGTGGCGGCCCTGCCGCAGATAGATTACCCCACCATTCAGGTCCAGACGCTCTATCCCGGCGCATCGCCTGATGTTATGGCCTCTGTCATCACGGCCCCCCTTGAGCGCCAGTTTGGCCTCATGCCCGGCCTTGTGCAGATGAGTTCCCTTTCCTCCGCCGGCGCCTCGGTGGTGACCCTGCAATTCGACCTCACCTTGCCCCTGGATGTGGCCGAGCAGGAAGTGCAGGCGGCTATCAACGCCGCAAATAACCTGCTGCCCAGCGATCTGCCTTCGCCGCCCATTTACAACAAGGTCAATCCGGCTGATCCCCCGGTTATCACCCTTGCCGTCACCAGCGACGCCATGCCCCTCACCCGGTTGGAAGACCTGGTAGACACACGCATGGCTCAGAAAATTTCGCAACTGCCCGGCGTGGGCCTTGTGACTCTTTCTGGCGGGCAGCGCCCCGCTGTGCGGGTACAGGTGAACCCCAAGGCGCTGGCCAACGCGGGCCTTACCCTGGCGGATGTGCGCACGGCCATTTCCAAGGCCAACGTCAACAACGCCAAGGGCAGCTTTGACGGCCCGGAACGGGCCAGCACCATTGATGCCAACGACCAGCTTGCTTCTGCCGATGCCTATGCCGAAGCCATCATCGGTTACAAGGACGGCGGCCCACTGCGCCTGCGCGATGTGGCCGAAGTGGTGGAGGGTGCCGAGAACGCCCGCCTTGCAGCCTATGTGGCAGGGGAGGGCATGAGCTTTCGGCCTGCTATAGTGCTCTCGGTGCAGCGCCAGCCAGGAGCCAACGTCATAGACGTTGCGGACAGGGTTTTGCGGCTTCTGCCCGTTCTCAAACAGACCTTGCCCGGCAATGTGGACGTGCGCGTGGTTACGGACCGCACCACAACCATCCGCGCCACAGTACACGATGTGCAGCTTGAACTGCTGCTGGCTGTGGCGCTGGTGATCTGGGTCATCTGGCTGTTTTTGCGCAATGCCAGAGCCACCATTATTCCTGCTCTGGCTGTGCCTCTTTCGCTGGTGGGCACCCTTGGCGTCATGCATCTTGCCGGGTACTCGCTGAACAACCTCACGCTCATGGCTCTGGTTATCGCCACCGGCTTTGTGGTGGATGACGCCATTGTGGTGATTGAAAATATCTCGCGCTATCTGGAGCAGGGGCAAAAACCCGTGCAGGCCGCTCTGACCGGGGCAGGGCAGATAGGCTTTACCATTATTTCGCTGACCATTTCGCTGGTGGCGGTGCTTATTCCCCTGTTGTTCATGGGAGATGTGGTGGGGCGGCTGTTCCGCGAATTTGCGGTAACCCTGGCCGTGACCATTCTTATTTCTGCGGTTATTTCGCTCACGCTCACACCCATGCTCTGCGCCGTCATGCTGCGGCCCGAGCAACATGACGGTAACCACTCGCAGCAAGGAGACGGCAGCTTTTTTACTCGTCTGCTCGCCTGGTATGAAGAAAAACTCGACTGGGTACTGCAACACCAGAGCCTGACCCTGGCAGTGGCAGTGGGTACGCTGGTACTCACGGTTCTGCTGTATATTGGCGTACCCAAAGGATTTTTCCCCGTGCAGGATACGGGCGTCATTCAGGGGATGGCCGAAGCGCCGCAGGATACGTCCTTTGAGGCCATGGCAGGGCGGCAACGCCAACTGGCCGACCTCATACTGCAAGACCCGGCGGTGGAGAGCGTGGTGTTTTTTGTGGGTGTGGACGGCGTCAACCAGAGCATGGGCACCTCGCGCCTTTCGGTGGAACTGAAGCCGCTGGAAGACCGCGATGCCCGCGCGCCAGCCATAGCGCGCCGCATTATGGAAAAATCCACCGCCCTGCCCGGCATGACCCTGTATTTGCAGCCTGTGCAGGACCTGACCATTGAAGACCGTATTTCGCGCACCCAGTACCAGTTTTCAATAGAAGCGCTGGACAGGGATCAGCTGGATCACTGGTTGCCGCGCATTGTGAATGCTCTTTCCCAGCGGCCAGAGCTTGAAATGGTCACCAGCGACTACCAGAATCCGGGTCGCATGGCATGGCTGAACATTAACCGTGACGCCGCTGGCCGCCTTGGCATAAGCATGTCGACCATTGACAACGCCCTGTACGACGCCCTTGGGCAGCGGCTGATTTCAACCATTTTCACGCAGACCAACCAGTACAAGGTCGTGCTTGAAACCGCCCCACGTTTCCGCCTGGGGCCGCAGTCCATTGAAAATATCTATGTTACGGGCGGCGACGGCAAACCCGTGCCGCTCACAAGCCTGGCAACGCTTGAGGAGCGCCCTGTGCGGCTCTCCATTGCGCGTCAGGGGCAGTTCCCTGTGGCGACCATTTCTTTCAACGTGGCGCGCGGCTCTTCGCTGGGCGCGGCGGTCAAAGCTGTGGAAGAAACCGAAAAAGAACTGGAGCTGCCCACGGCCCTGCGCACCCAGTTGCAGGGCGCGGCCAAGGCCTTCACCACATCTACGGACAATCAGGTCTGGCTTATTCTGGCCGCGATTATCACCATGTATATCGTGCTGGGCGTGCTCTACGAAAGTTACGTTCACCCCGTCACCATTCTTTCCACCCTGCCGTCTGCGGGCGTGGGGGCGCTGCTGGCCCTGATACTGGCAGATATGGATCTTGGCGTGGTGGGCATCATCGGCATCATCCTGCTCATCGGCATCGTCAAGAAAAACGCCATCATGATGATCGACTTTGCGCTGGATGCAGAACGCAACGAAGGCAAGGAGCCGCTTGCCGCCATTCGTCAGGCCTGCCTGCTGCGTCTGCGGCCCATCCTCATGACCACAATGGCGGCCCTGCTGGGCGCACTGCCCCTCATGGTCGGCTGGGGCATGGGCGCGGAACTGCGGCGTCCACTGGGCGTGACCATGGTGGGCGGGCTTATTTTCAGCCAGGCGCTCACCCTGTTCACAACGCCTGTCATCTATCTGTGGTTTGACCGCGTGAGCCGTCGCTTCAAGGGCCATAAGGCAGCCAGCGGGGCAGGGCAGGAAGGAACCGGAGCCCGGAGCAAGTCACCGCAAGAGGCCCGGCCATGA
- a CDS encoding efflux RND transporter permease subunit encodes MSTDRQDAENPPLQGRSAEQADNAATPVRPEGHARPGRASRLKALLEQGRRHRFGPEALPANLSAPFIRRPVATALLTFAIALAGIVAFGLLPVAPLPQVDFPVVIVRAKLPGAGPETMAATVATPLERSLGRIAGVTEMTSSSTLSNTEVILQFDLDRNIDGAARDVQSSINAARSNLPTMPSNPTYRKVNPAGAPIMILAITSDVLTRTQLYDAASTVLAQKISQLPGVGEVIVGGGALPAVRVDVIPDALNRAGLTMSDVRTALAAANAFMPKGQVESGGQFWLIGASDQLRKSEDYKSLIVARRGDKTVRLSDVAEVKDGPEDVRAMAVSDGKPAVLLIVFRSPGANIIETVDQVKEMLPQLRSWLPESADLGQRLDRSLTIRASLREVEKSLALSMALVVLVTFLFLRNGRATAIPAVAAPVSLLATFGVMYLCGYSLDNLSLMALTVSTGFVVDDAIVVLENIVRRLEMGETPLRAALRGAREVGFTVVSISISLVAVFTPILFMGGLVGRLFREFSVVLTTAVLVSMVVSLTTTPMMSARLLRSKAHEEAAADQAARMGAGGVVGWWRRLLARVGDFWGRMLSGMQQGYAATLPVVLRHPRLTICSLLVVIAANVWMYVVVPKGFFPQQDTGVIMGGIRADQSASFQAMQEKLRKLIGVIKADPAVQHVSGHINGGRGGGGVFIALKPLPERKIDAMGVIGRLRAKLAAEPGLQIFLQPAQDIMMGGRGSRSQYQYTLQADNLDDLRSWGRKLQRAMAANPLFKDVDSDIEERGLETLVKVDRDALARYGLSMKDVDAALGNAFGQSQASTIYQDKNQYHVVLEYGPDWLAGADALGKVRLPGANGLVPLLSVATVVPAFAPLSVAHQGQFAAVTISFNLAPGVSLSQAQEALAAIKAELAMPSSVVSGFQGTAKMFSDTAGNQVVLVLAALAALYIVLGMLYESLIHPLTILSTLPSAGGGALLALMACGMEFSVIALIGVLLLCGIVKKNAIMMIDFALEASRTRNLPPDKAIFEACMLRFRPIMMTTAAAILGAVPLALGHGDGAEIRQPLGVTIVGGLLVSQLLTLYTTPVVYLCLDRLSRRFNLWRKTRRRAVARQSKEIIVKL; translated from the coding sequence ATGAGTACAGACCGGCAAGACGCGGAAAATCCGCCTCTGCAAGGCCGTTCTGCTGAACAGGCCGACAATGCCGCCACCCCGGTCAGGCCGGAGGGACATGCCCGCCCTGGCCGTGCGAGCAGGCTCAAAGCCCTGCTGGAACAGGGCCGCAGGCACCGTTTTGGCCCTGAGGCGCTGCCAGCCAATCTTTCCGCTCCTTTCATCCGGCGGCCTGTAGCCACAGCCTTGCTGACATTTGCCATTGCCCTTGCGGGCATAGTGGCTTTTGGCCTGTTGCCCGTGGCTCCCTTGCCGCAGGTGGATTTTCCCGTGGTGATCGTGCGCGCCAAGCTGCCCGGCGCAGGGCCGGAAACCATGGCCGCCACGGTGGCCACCCCCCTTGAACGTTCGCTTGGGCGCATTGCCGGGGTCACGGAAATGACCTCCAGTAGCACATTGTCCAATACGGAAGTCATCCTTCAGTTCGACCTTGACAGAAACATTGATGGCGCGGCCAGAGACGTGCAGTCGTCCATCAACGCCGCCCGCTCCAATCTGCCTACCATGCCCTCCAACCCTACCTACCGTAAGGTGAATCCGGCGGGCGCGCCCATCATGATTCTGGCCATTACCTCTGACGTGCTGACCCGCACCCAGTTGTACGATGCGGCCTCCACCGTGCTTGCGCAGAAAATTTCGCAACTGCCGGGCGTTGGCGAGGTCATTGTGGGCGGCGGCGCGCTGCCCGCCGTGCGGGTGGACGTGATCCCCGATGCGCTCAACCGCGCTGGCCTGACCATGAGCGATGTGCGCACCGCCCTGGCGGCTGCCAACGCCTTCATGCCCAAGGGGCAGGTGGAGAGCGGCGGTCAGTTCTGGCTGATCGGGGCCAGCGACCAGTTGCGCAAGTCTGAAGACTACAAATCTCTCATTGTTGCCCGCAGGGGGGATAAAACCGTACGGCTTTCCGATGTCGCCGAGGTCAAGGACGGGCCGGAAGACGTGCGCGCCATGGCAGTATCTGACGGCAAACCGGCGGTGCTGCTGATTGTGTTCCGTTCGCCCGGGGCCAACATTATTGAGACAGTTGATCAGGTAAAAGAAATGCTGCCGCAGTTGCGCTCATGGCTGCCGGAGAGTGCTGATCTGGGGCAGAGGCTTGACCGCTCGCTGACCATCCGCGCCTCGCTGCGCGAAGTGGAAAAAAGCCTGGCGCTTTCCATGGCCCTGGTGGTGCTGGTGACGTTTCTGTTTTTACGCAACGGCAGGGCCACGGCCATTCCGGCGGTGGCGGCTCCCGTGTCCTTGCTGGCGACCTTTGGCGTCATGTACTTGTGCGGGTATAGTCTGGATAATCTTTCCCTCATGGCCCTGACGGTTTCCACTGGCTTTGTGGTGGACGACGCCATCGTGGTGCTTGAAAATATCGTGCGGCGGCTGGAAATGGGCGAAACACCCCTGCGCGCCGCCCTGCGCGGCGCTCGCGAGGTGGGTTTTACCGTCGTTTCCATCTCCATTTCGCTGGTGGCGGTATTCACGCCCATTCTGTTCATGGGTGGGTTGGTGGGACGGCTGTTCCGAGAATTTTCTGTGGTTCTCACCACTGCCGTGCTGGTTTCCATGGTTGTTTCGCTGACCACAACGCCCATGATGAGCGCCCGCCTGCTGCGCTCCAAGGCCCATGAGGAGGCCGCAGCGGATCAGGCTGCCCGGATGGGCGCTGGCGGGGTTGTGGGCTGGTGGAGGCGGTTGCTTGCCCGCGTGGGCGATTTCTGGGGGCGCATGCTCTCCGGCATGCAACAGGGGTATGCCGCAACCCTGCCCGTGGTGCTGCGCCACCCGCGCCTGACCATCTGCTCGCTGTTGGTGGTCATTGCTGCCAATGTGTGGATGTACGTGGTTGTGCCAAAAGGATTTTTCCCGCAGCAGGATACAGGCGTCATCATGGGCGGCATACGTGCCGACCAGAGCGCTTCGTTCCAGGCCATGCAGGAAAAGCTGCGCAAGCTCATCGGCGTTATCAAAGCCGATCCAGCCGTGCAGCACGTTTCGGGCCATATCAACGGCGGGCGCGGCGGCGGTGGGGTGTTCATAGCCCTCAAGCCCTTGCCGGAGCGCAAGATAGACGCCATGGGCGTCATCGGGCGGCTGCGCGCCAAGCTGGCTGCGGAGCCGGGCTTGCAGATTTTTTTGCAACCGGCTCAGGATATCATGATGGGCGGGCGCGGCTCGCGCTCGCAGTACCAGTATACCTTGCAGGCCGATAATCTGGATGATCTGCGCTCATGGGGGCGCAAGTTGCAAAGGGCTATGGCCGCCAACCCCCTGTTCAAGGATGTGGACAGCGATATTGAGGAGCGCGGCCTTGAAACGCTGGTCAAGGTGGATCGTGACGCCCTGGCCCGCTACGGCCTGAGCATGAAGGATGTGGACGCCGCCCTTGGCAATGCCTTTGGGCAAAGTCAGGCATCGACTATCTATCAGGATAAAAACCAGTATCATGTGGTGCTGGAATACGGGCCGGACTGGCTGGCCGGGGCCGATGCCCTTGGCAAGGTGCGCCTGCCGGGCGCCAACGGTCTTGTGCCGCTGCTCAGCGTCGCCACTGTGGTTCCCGCTTTTGCGCCTCTTTCTGTGGCGCATCAGGGGCAGTTTGCCGCAGTGACCATCTCTTTCAACCTTGCGCCCGGCGTGTCGCTTTCTCAGGCGCAAGAGGCCCTGGCTGCCATCAAGGCGGAGCTTGCCATGCCGTCTTCTGTGGTGAGCGGCTTTCAGGGCACGGCAAAAATGTTCAGCGATACCGCGGGCAATCAGGTTGTGCTGGTGCTGGCGGCTCTGGCCGCGCTGTATATCGTGCTGGGTATGCTTTACGAAAGCCTCATCCATCCGCTGACCATTCTTTCAACCCTGCCTTCGGCGGGCGGCGGGGCCTTGCTGGCCTTGATGGCCTGCGGCATGGAGTTCAGCGTTATTGCGCTTATCGGCGTGTTGCTGCTCTGCGGCATTGTCAAAAAGAACGCCATCATGATGATCGACTTTGCTCTGGAGGCTTCGCGCACGCGCAATCTGCCGCCGGACAAAGCCATTTTTGAGGCCTGCATGCTGCGCTTCCGGCCCATTATGATGACCACGGCTGCGGCCATTCTTGGCGCTGTGCCTCTGGCCCTTGGGCATGGCGACGGCGCGGAAATCCGTCAGCCTCTGGGCGTCACCATTGTGGGCGGCCTGCTGGTCAGCCAGTTGCTGACGCTCTACACGACCCCGGTGGTCTATCTGTGCCTTGATCGACTGAGCCGCCGCTTCAACCTCTGGCGCAAAACACGGCGTCGGGCAGTGGCGCGGCAGAGTAAGGAAATCATAGTTAAACTGTAA
- a CDS encoding MdtA/MuxA family multidrug efflux RND transporter periplasmic adaptor subunit: protein MPGLQSRQSMVSASGLFSGKRRWVLLLLLALVALLCWRLFFSGNQARRGMGMDTPPVRVAAALAQDVPHFLNGLGTVLPSSDVLVTSRVDGQLQRLHFKEGQRVKAGDLLAEIDPRPFQATLDQARGTLAKDQAQLDNARKDLARYAKLAEGNFIATQQFETQRALVRQYEGTVEADKAAVDSAALQLSYSRITAPTSGRLGLRNVDEGNMIKASDTSGIVRITEVSPCDVVFTLPESQVPLVVQALRAHEDDVDRRPLPVQAWDREQKHLLDVGGLLSLDNQIDLSTGTVKLKARFPNTEGALYPNQFVNARLQVRVIKNAVTVPTSAVQLGSRGAYVYVAAKNGKGQDAVTVRPVTPGIATDALTVIDKGLEPGEQVVVDGLDRLRDGIEVKITATAETPKAQPAE from the coding sequence ATGCCCGGTCTTCAATCTCGGCAGAGCATGGTTTCTGCTTCCGGTTTGTTTTCAGGCAAGCGCCGATGGGTGCTGCTGTTGCTGCTGGCATTGGTTGCGCTGCTGTGCTGGCGTTTATTTTTCAGCGGCAATCAGGCGCGCCGCGGCATGGGTATGGATACGCCGCCCGTGCGGGTTGCCGCCGCTCTTGCTCAGGATGTTCCCCATTTTCTCAATGGCTTGGGCACGGTGCTGCCCTCCAGTGACGTGCTTGTGACCAGCCGTGTGGACGGCCAGTTGCAACGCCTGCATTTCAAGGAAGGCCAGCGGGTCAAGGCTGGCGACCTGCTGGCGGAGATCGACCCCAGGCCCTTTCAGGCCACGCTGGATCAGGCGCGCGGAACTCTTGCCAAGGATCAGGCCCAGCTGGACAATGCCCGCAAGGATCTGGCCCGCTATGCCAAGCTTGCGGAGGGCAATTTTATTGCGACACAGCAGTTTGAAACCCAGCGCGCCCTTGTGCGCCAGTATGAGGGCACGGTAGAGGCCGACAAGGCCGCTGTGGATTCCGCCGCCCTTCAGTTGAGCTACAGCCGCATCACGGCCCCCACATCGGGCCGCCTGGGCCTGCGCAATGTGGACGAAGGCAACATGATAAAAGCCTCGGACACATCCGGCATTGTACGCATTACCGAGGTCAGCCCCTGTGATGTCGTGTTCACCTTGCCGGAAAGTCAGGTGCCGCTGGTCGTGCAGGCTCTGCGTGCTCACGAAGATGACGTTGACCGCCGCCCCTTGCCTGTTCAGGCCTGGGATAGAGAGCAGAAACATCTGCTTGATGTGGGCGGGCTGCTTTCGCTGGACAACCAGATTGATCTTTCCACCGGCACGGTAAAGCTCAAGGCGCGTTTTCCCAACACTGAAGGGGCATTGTACCCCAACCAGTTCGTTAACGCCCGTTTGCAGGTGCGCGTCATTAAAAATGCCGTCACAGTACCCACCTCGGCGGTGCAGCTGGGGTCGCGCGGGGCTTACGTCTATGTGGCGGCCAAGAATGGCAAGGGGCAGGATGCCGTAACGGTGCGGCCTGTAACCCCCGGCATTGCCACGGACGCCCTGACGGTTATTGATAAGGGCCTTGAACCGGGCGAACAGGTGGTGGTAGACGGTCTTGACCGCCTGCGGGATGGTATTGAAGTGAAAATTACGGCCACCGCAGAAACTCCCAAGGCACAGCCTGCGGAATAG
- a CDS encoding sensor histidine kinase, whose protein sequence is MPRPDPPLAGSYVAAPRRRTSIRRRLLAAFVFLALIMSAALGIVGRLSFDSLATYLVGWHARPVMEAFIEAEKRAWEAEDNGGGNLYYGEDLAVVMHWRFLVGKQVPQQWQEMPDGLHFINHMEEFILIERRDDVIYVLTGGTGAFLALKQRLNRILLLCAVSGLALAVGLAVVLSRRLTGPLSRLTTAVESRPPERMQANAQETPDGLAPIPLTGLDDEVGVLARAIAAREEALQRFVLRESNFTGDVSHELRTPLTVMQGGLEILELQLQKLPQAESLAPVVQRLLRTTARMSNTVRTLLMLARRPEEIEFQTLDCSALLWGIVREMEGDGLLHCSSASDRLPDAALDIISDLPSEFASGLADTPSQPSFSGGDAPSLETATVAAPRIAGKKAHGRGPEQRQPVALQADIAPTVLARGQKELAAIVFNNLLDNACQYTENGRASVSLCQGELLVRNRGCIPPGVDIFARGVRCTQKAVSGSGLGLSLALRACERLGWRLDMVSDPADGEAVFRVIFPQISHGVDI, encoded by the coding sequence ATGCCCCGGCCAGACCCCCCGCTCGCAGGCAGCTACGTAGCCGCACCCCGCCGCAGAACCAGCATCCGCCGTCGTCTGCTGGCGGCTTTTGTGTTTCTGGCCCTGATCATGAGCGCGGCCCTGGGCATAGTGGGGCGGCTTTCCTTTGATTCGCTGGCAACCTATCTTGTGGGCTGGCACGCAAGGCCAGTGATGGAAGCCTTTATTGAGGCAGAAAAACGCGCCTGGGAAGCCGAAGACAACGGCGGCGGCAACCTCTATTACGGCGAAGACCTTGCCGTGGTCATGCACTGGCGTTTTCTTGTGGGCAAGCAGGTTCCGCAGCAGTGGCAGGAGATGCCAGACGGCCTGCACTTCATCAACCACATGGAAGAATTTATTCTTATTGAGCGCAGGGATGACGTCATCTATGTGCTCACTGGCGGAACGGGTGCCTTTCTGGCCCTGAAACAGCGTCTGAACCGTATTTTGCTGCTCTGCGCCGTCAGCGGTCTTGCGCTGGCTGTGGGGCTGGCGGTTGTGCTGAGCCGCCGCCTTACCGGGCCTCTCAGCAGGCTCACCACTGCGGTGGAAAGCCGACCCCCGGAGCGCATGCAGGCCAATGCGCAGGAAACGCCGGACGGCTTGGCTCCTATTCCGCTGACCGGTCTTGATGACGAGGTGGGCGTATTGGCGCGGGCCATTGCTGCGCGCGAAGAAGCCCTGCAACGGTTTGTTCTGCGCGAAAGCAACTTCACGGGTGATGTGAGCCACGAGCTGCGTACGCCGCTAACCGTCATGCAGGGCGGCCTTGAAATTCTTGAACTGCAACTGCAAAAGCTGCCGCAGGCTGAAAGCCTCGCCCCTGTGGTGCAGCGGCTGTTGCGCACCACGGCACGTATGTCCAATACCGTGCGCACCTTGCTGATGCTGGCCCGCCGCCCTGAAGAAATAGAATTTCAAACGCTGGATTGCAGCGCTTTGCTGTGGGGAATAGTGCGGGAAATGGAAGGGGATGGCCTGTTGCATTGCTCTTCTGCATCTGACCGCTTGCCCGATGCCGCTCTTGATATTATTTCTGACTTGCCCTCTGAATTTGCCTCGGGCCTTGCTGATACACCGTCTCAACCGTCTTTTTCAGGTGGTGATGCCCCCTCCCTTGAAACTGCCACGGTGGCCGCGCCACGCATCGCTGGCAAAAAAGCGCATGGGCGAGGCCCGGAACAGCGCCAGCCTGTAGCTTTGCAGGCTGATATCGCCCCCACTGTACTGGCCCGTGGGCAAAAAGAACTGGCGGCGATCGTGTTCAACAATCTGCTGGACAATGCCTGCCAGTATACTGAAAATGGGCGCGCCAGTGTTTCCCTTTGTCAGGGAGAACTGCTTGTTCGCAATCGCGGGTGTATCCCCCCCGGTGTTGATATTTTTGCCAGGGGTGTGCGCTGTACCCAAAAGGCAGTCAGCGGCAGTGGCCTTGGTCTTTCGCTGGCGCTCAGAGCCTGCGAAAGGCTTGGCTGGCGGCTTGATATGGTTTCAGATCCGGCAGACGGCGAAGCTGTCTTTCGTGTGATCTTTCCTCAGATATCTCATGGAGTTGACATATAA
- a CDS encoding diguanylate cyclase: MVIPPPDDPARNAMYHHTLHILLFSSDPLLEALLRAAAPRPGFAHIFSTGQNPESDTLAQCAGADIVLLDASRLGHLPAMRRAARPDALFIFAGDAQPEAESLPLLDDVWLGPASASLYDFHVARLLDAVRQRRDHDLTNLHLNTVIDLTTDLVWFKDAKGAHVKVNEAFCRLVGKSREVVEGRGHYFIWDIEPEEYAQGEFVCLETDQIVMNSREVGVFDEVVKAPQGMRQFRTRKAPLFNADGRVMGTVGIARDVTDIANMTAELDLVLQSIPYAVMLLDADRRIVNFNDRFRKLFGITDTDYIIGEKREVFRKKAIERLGFARKGKHVKMRSAVDGHERFIDMYEENILDIFNNVIGMICIYRDVTRQRQIEKRLKERANTDELTGLFNRHYFFRQIPVALPLGAGLAYVDLDNFKYVNDKFGHDTGDKALMLTAKLLRKHLRGAVIARLGGDEFAAYLPEGCTEESLRTCASDLLAAMIDAYDAHEAYQGLSASIGVALVEDQGLSREDLVRRGDLAMYTAKRLGKRGYCFYTTSLE; the protein is encoded by the coding sequence ATGGTCATTCCCCCACCTGATGATCCAGCGAGGAATGCCATGTACCACCACACGCTGCACATCCTGCTGTTCAGTTCCGATCCTTTGCTGGAGGCTTTGTTGCGCGCTGCCGCGCCACGTCCCGGCTTTGCCCACATATTCAGTACCGGGCAAAATCCCGAGTCTGACACGCTGGCCCAATGCGCCGGGGCCGATATTGTGTTGCTGGACGCGTCCCGGCTTGGGCATCTGCCCGCCATGCGCCGCGCTGCCAGACCTGACGCCCTTTTCATCTTTGCGGGCGATGCCCAGCCGGAGGCAGAATCTCTGCCGCTGCTCGATGATGTATGGCTTGGCCCCGCAAGCGCCAGCCTGTACGACTTTCACGTGGCGCGCCTGCTGGATGCGGTGCGCCAGCGCCGGGATCATGACCTCACAAACCTGCACCTGAACACGGTCATTGATTTGACCACGGACCTTGTGTGGTTCAAGGATGCCAAGGGCGCGCACGTTAAGGTGAACGAAGCTTTTTGCCGTCTTGTGGGCAAGAGCCGTGAGGTTGTTGAAGGGCGCGGGCATTACTTTATATGGGATATTGAGCCGGAGGAATATGCGCAGGGCGAATTTGTCTGTCTTGAGACGGATCAGATCGTTATGAACTCGCGCGAGGTCGGGGTGTTTGACGAAGTGGTCAAGGCTCCGCAGGGCATGCGCCAGTTCAGGACGCGCAAGGCCCCCCTGTTCAATGCCGATGGCAGGGTTATGGGAACCGTGGGTATTGCCCGCGATGTGACCGATATTGCCAACATGACTGCGGAGCTTGACCTTGTTTTGCAAAGTATCCCGTATGCTGTCATGCTTCTGGACGCGGACAGGCGTATTGTCAATTTTAACGACCGGTTTAGAAAGCTCTTTGGCATCACGGATACGGATTACATCATCGGCGAAAAGCGCGAGGTTTTCCGCAAAAAGGCCATTGAGCGATTGGGCTTTGCCCGTAAGGGAAAGCACGTCAAAATGCGGTCAGCCGTGGACGGACATGAGCGCTTTATTGATATGTATGAGGAGAATATCCTCGACATATTCAACAATGTGATCGGCATGATCTGCATCTATCGGGATGTTACCCGGCAGCGGCAGATTGAAAAGAGGCTCAAGGAGCGGGCCAATACGGATGAACTGACGGGTCTTTTCAACCGCCATTATTTTTTCAGGCAGATACCTGTTGCCTTGCCTCTTGGCGCGGGGCTTGCCTATGTGGATCTGGACAACTTCAAGTACGTCAACGACAAGTTCGGCCACGACACCGGCGACAAAGCCCTGATGCTGACAGCCAAGTTGTTGCGCAAGCACCTGCGGGGCGCTGTGATCGCGCGCCTGGGCGGGGATGAGTTTGCCGCTTACCTGCCCGAAGGGTGTACGGAAGAAAGCCTGCGCACTTGCGCAAGCGATCTGCTGGCCGCCATGATTGACGCGTATGACGCGCACGAGGCATATCAGGGGCTTTCGGCCAGCATTGGCGTTGCGCTGGTTGAGGATCAGGGGCTTTCGCGCGAAGATCTGGTGCGGCGGGGCGATCTGGCCATGTACACGGCAAAGCGCCTTGGCAAGAGAGGTTACTGTTTTTACACAACCAGCCTTGAGTAG